One stretch of Francisella sp. LA112445 DNA includes these proteins:
- a CDS encoding lipoate--protein ligase — translation MNIYISQSNNIYFNLAFENWLFLEKLQDKKILFLWQNAPCVVIGRAQNPWLECNLDGMQKDNIIMVRRQSGGGTVYHDFGNLNYTIISPKNEHDIKANLDLVCSAVKKLGIDVYANERNDIVVDHHGFTYKVSGSAFREKKDRAFHHGTLLINANTRKLYDYLHQPIDTSLDTKGVKSHRSKVINLAEINPDIQVQDVTKAFLTSFNSSELSLINEETPLENKRIITNEIENLKDWQWRFGKTLPFNKVYTQGDKEIKIKIESGFITEVNGNDKNINISDKKLRFKQSYDFDFFKKLLD, via the coding sequence ATGAATATCTATATTTCTCAAAGTAACAATATTTACTTTAACCTAGCATTTGAAAATTGGCTTTTTTTAGAAAAACTTCAAGATAAGAAGATACTATTTTTATGGCAAAATGCCCCTTGTGTTGTCATAGGTAGAGCACAGAACCCATGGCTTGAATGTAATCTTGATGGTATGCAAAAAGATAATATCATAATGGTCAGGCGTCAAAGTGGCGGAGGCACAGTCTATCATGATTTTGGAAATTTAAACTACACCATTATTTCTCCTAAAAATGAACATGATATAAAAGCTAATCTAGATTTAGTTTGTAGTGCTGTAAAAAAGTTAGGTATTGATGTATATGCGAATGAAAGAAATGATATAGTTGTAGATCATCATGGATTTACTTATAAAGTTTCAGGTAGTGCTTTCAGAGAAAAAAAAGACAGAGCATTCCATCATGGTACTCTACTGATAAATGCTAATACTAGAAAGCTTTACGATTATCTTCATCAACCAATTGATACGTCTTTAGATACAAAAGGAGTAAAATCACATCGTTCTAAAGTTATAAATCTAGCTGAAATAAATCCTGATATACAAGTTCAAGATGTTACAAAAGCTTTTTTGACTAGTTTCAATAGCAGTGAACTAAGTTTAATAAATGAAGAGACCCCATTAGAAAACAAACGAATAATAACTAATGAAATAGAAAATCTCAAAGATTGGCAATGGCGATTTGGTAAGACATTGCCTTTTAATAAAGTTTATACTCAAGGTGATAAAGAAATTAAAATAAAAATTGAATCTGGATTTATAACTGAAGTTAATGGTAACGATAAGAACATAAATATTTCAGATAAAAAACTTAGATTTAAACAATCATATGATTTTGATTTTTTTAAGAAGTTATTAGATTAG
- the tyrS gene encoding tyrosine--tRNA ligase: MSTIAQTLEIIKRGADEVLIEEELVKKLEKNKPLIIKFGCDPTAPDIHLGHTVVINKLKQLQDLGHEIHFLIGDFTAQIGDPTGKNATRPPLTAEEVAANAETYTKQVFKILDKEKTVVRRNGDWFDKMSASDMIKLASKSTVARMLERDDFSKRYKGGQSISIHEFLYPLVQGYDSVAMNADIELGGTDQKFNLLMGRELQKQKGQEPQVIITMPLLEGLDGVKKMSKSSQNYIGIEEPANDIFGKVMSISDDLMWRYYELLSFKSLELIAELKEKVKNGANPRDIKIELAKELIERFHSKEDAEKAHQDFIQRFQKNQIPDDINVVELNQELPIANLLKEAGLVSSTSEANRMIKQGAVKIDGDKVSDNKAVYGKGTENVFQVGKRKFAKIIIK; encoded by the coding sequence ATGTCGACTATAGCGCAGACTTTAGAAATTATCAAAAGAGGGGCAGATGAAGTCCTTATCGAAGAAGAATTAGTAAAAAAGCTAGAAAAAAATAAGCCATTAATTATTAAATTTGGATGTGATCCGACAGCTCCAGATATTCATCTAGGTCATACGGTTGTTATTAATAAGTTAAAACAACTTCAAGATTTAGGGCATGAAATTCATTTCTTAATTGGTGATTTTACAGCTCAGATTGGTGATCCGACTGGTAAGAACGCTACAAGACCTCCTCTTACAGCTGAGGAAGTTGCTGCAAATGCTGAGACATATACAAAGCAAGTTTTTAAGATTTTGGATAAAGAAAAAACAGTTGTACGTCGCAATGGCGACTGGTTTGATAAAATGTCAGCAAGTGACATGATTAAACTAGCTTCAAAATCTACAGTAGCTAGAATGCTTGAAAGAGATGATTTTTCAAAAAGATATAAAGGTGGTCAGTCAATATCAATTCATGAGTTTTTGTATCCACTTGTACAGGGCTATGATTCTGTAGCTATGAATGCTGATATTGAACTAGGTGGTACAGATCAGAAGTTTAACCTACTAATGGGCAGAGAGCTACAAAAGCAGAAAGGTCAAGAGCCACAAGTTATCATCACTATGCCTCTTTTAGAGGGTCTAGATGGTGTCAAGAAAATGTCTAAGTCTAGTCAAAATTACATTGGTATAGAAGAGCCTGCTAATGATATTTTTGGTAAAGTTATGTCTATATCTGATGACCTTATGTGGCGTTACTATGAGCTATTAAGCTTTAAATCTTTAGAACTCATAGCAGAGCTAAAAGAAAAGGTTAAGAATGGAGCAAATCCTCGAGATATAAAGATAGAACTTGCTAAAGAGTTGATAGAGAGGTTCCATTCTAAGGAAGATGCTGAGAAGGCTCATCAAGATTTTATACAAAGATTTCAAAAAAATCAGATACCTGATGACATAAATGTTGTAGAATTAAATCAAGAGCTACCTATTGCTAACTTACTGAAAGAGGCTGGATTAGTTTCTAGTACTTCTGAAGCTAATCGTATGATTAAGCAAGGAGCTGTCAAAATAGATGGTGATAAAGTTAGTGATAATAAGGCTGTTTATGGTAAAGGTACTGAGAATGTTTTCCAAGTAGGAAAGCGTAAGTTTGCAAAAATTATTATTAAATAA
- a CDS encoding S4 domain-containing protein — protein sequence MSVRLDKWLWAARFYKTRALAKKAIEGGKVHFQGQKTKVSKTVNIGDTYEIQQSHIKKTIVVEALDEVRKSATEAQKLYTETSESIEKREKEALLRKTASLQSHEKPTKKQRRQIIGFKRND from the coding sequence ATGAGTGTCAGACTAGATAAATGGTTATGGGCTGCTAGATTTTATAAAACTAGAGCTTTAGCAAAAAAAGCTATCGAAGGTGGTAAGGTTCACTTTCAAGGCCAAAAAACAAAAGTCAGTAAAACTGTAAATATTGGTGATACCTACGAGATTCAACAATCTCATATAAAAAAAACTATAGTTGTTGAAGCTCTAGACGAAGTTAGAAAATCTGCCACAGAGGCGCAAAAGCTCTATACCGAGACATCTGAAAGTATTGAAAAAAGAGAGAAAGAAGCTCTGCTAAGAAAAACAGCGAGTCTACAAAGTCACGAAAAACCAACTAAAAAACAACGTAGGCAAATAATTGGTTTTAAAAGAAATGATTAG
- a CDS encoding DUF2797 domain-containing protein, translating to MDKIVNLHKMDTSLDDKNNAIYQLEDICINDYIGKNLKIEFLNEINCVSCGAKTKKSYSQGHCFMCMRRLPECDICIVKPELCHFAQGTCRDSEWGEKNCMKTHIVYLANTGDTKVGITKLKNVPSRWVDQGASQAIPIFAVESRLISGLVEVAIKEHISDKTNWRKMLQGDPDNSVDFAALRDELIKKSNDKIAQIKAKHGENSVEPVEGSIQNINYPVLEYPTKIKSFNLDKDPVINAKLMGIKGQYLIFDTGVINIRKFSGYKCNISG from the coding sequence ATGGATAAGATTGTTAATTTACATAAAATGGATACATCTTTAGATGATAAAAATAATGCTATTTATCAGTTAGAAGATATTTGTATAAATGATTATATTGGTAAGAATCTAAAAATAGAATTTTTAAATGAGATTAACTGTGTTTCTTGTGGGGCTAAGACAAAAAAAAGCTATTCTCAAGGACACTGTTTTATGTGTATGAGGAGATTGCCAGAATGTGATATCTGTATTGTTAAGCCAGAGCTATGTCACTTTGCTCAAGGTACTTGTAGAGACTCAGAATGGGGTGAGAAAAACTGTATGAAAACGCATATAGTTTATTTGGCAAATACTGGAGATACTAAAGTGGGAATCACTAAGTTGAAAAATGTACCATCACGTTGGGTAGATCAAGGAGCTAGTCAAGCTATTCCAATATTCGCAGTTGAGAGTAGGTTAATATCAGGACTAGTAGAGGTTGCTATAAAAGAACATATTTCTGATAAGACTAATTGGCGTAAGATGCTCCAAGGCGATCCAGATAATAGTGTTGATTTTGCTGCTTTAAGAGATGAGTTGATCAAAAAATCAAATGATAAAATAGCTCAAATAAAAGCTAAACATGGCGAAAATAGTGTTGAGCCAGTAGAAGGGAGTATTCAAAATATAAATTATCCTGTGCTTGAGTATCCTACAAAAATTAAATCTTTTAATTTGGATAAAGATCCTGTTATTAATGCTAAGCTTATGGGTATAAAAGGGCAGTATTTAATATTTGATACTGGAGTAATAAATATACGTAAATTTAGTGGGTATAAATGTAATATTTCAGGGTAG
- a CDS encoding NAD(P)-binding domain-containing protein, with protein MNKVAIIGAGASGLISAKVLLDNGFDVKVFEKTNNVAGVWNYREQEGVLYKSLRTNLPKEIMAFENAIVSYKVDKSFINYDKVRAYLEDNAKAWQVDKLVQLNSEVIKLEPIEKLSDKTIWELTYFTNQKNFKEKFDFVIVCNGHFNMPKIPFDVEGIDSVKDHITHSKIYRSPDNHGKRVLCIGYSSSGMDISHELLNSNREVYVSLRDLDNQKELHNLQNLKKGIKFISGVQEIEKTKDGCLAITANQNKIEIDEIIFCTGYKYDFPFLSQDIVSTKNNIVEPLYNQLLHEKYSNLAFVGLPWKTLPFVLSECQAIFLANLWQQNKDDLIRTLARMKDSKTHRFNFDSSSLKYYHMLGDEQWKYNLNLLDIVGQKTPLREQRIKLIEQVYNDVHNLKLEYPFSFRKANYQVDFINQKYSRVNYTI; from the coding sequence ATGAATAAAGTAGCTATTATCGGAGCAGGAGCTAGTGGACTAATTAGTGCAAAAGTTCTTTTGGATAACGGTTTCGATGTAAAAGTTTTTGAAAAAACTAATAATGTTGCAGGAGTCTGGAATTATCGTGAACAAGAGGGTGTTTTATACAAAAGCCTCAGAACTAATTTGCCCAAGGAGATAATGGCTTTTGAGAATGCAATAGTTTCCTATAAGGTAGATAAATCTTTTATAAATTATGATAAAGTTAGAGCTTATTTAGAAGATAATGCAAAAGCTTGGCAAGTAGATAAGCTTGTTCAGTTAAATAGTGAAGTTATTAAATTAGAACCTATAGAAAAGTTATCAGATAAAACTATATGGGAGCTTACATATTTTACGAATCAAAAGAATTTTAAGGAAAAATTTGATTTTGTTATAGTATGTAATGGTCATTTTAATATGCCTAAAATTCCTTTTGATGTTGAAGGAATCGATAGTGTAAAGGATCATATTACTCATAGTAAAATTTATAGATCTCCTGATAATCATGGTAAGAGAGTTTTGTGTATTGGTTATTCATCATCTGGTATGGATATATCTCACGAATTATTAAACAGTAATCGAGAAGTTTATGTTTCCTTAAGAGATCTAGATAATCAAAAAGAGCTGCATAATTTACAAAATCTTAAAAAAGGAATCAAGTTTATTTCTGGTGTACAAGAAATTGAGAAAACAAAAGATGGTTGTCTAGCAATAACAGCGAATCAAAATAAAATAGAAATTGATGAAATAATATTTTGTACTGGTTATAAATATGATTTTCCTTTTTTATCTCAAGATATAGTTTCGACAAAAAATAATATCGTAGAGCCATTATATAATCAATTACTCCATGAGAAATATTCAAATCTTGCATTTGTAGGACTACCTTGGAAAACATTACCTTTTGTTTTATCCGAATGCCAAGCAATATTTTTAGCTAATCTTTGGCAGCAAAATAAAGATGATTTAATTAGAACTCTTGCTAGAATGAAAGATAGTAAGACTCATAGATTTAATTTTGATAGTAGCTCATTAAAGTACTATCATATGCTTGGTGATGAGCAATGGAAATATAATCTTAATTTACTTGATATTGTAGGTCAAAAAACTCCTTTAAGAGAGCAGAGGATAAAGTTGATAGAACAAGTATATAATGATGTTCATAATTTGAAACTCGAATATCCATTTAGCTTTCGAAAGGCGAATTATCAAGTTGATTTTATAAATCAAAAATATTCTAGAGTCAATTATACTATATAG
- a CDS encoding FUSC family protein encodes MIEEIFTLKNLIYTFKAFLALTIALYVSMSMGLDKPMWAMITVLFLQRRPETGFIVEKGFLKIAASAIGIIVGFIIIDLFLPYPALSIFSLCIFISITMYFSVGMSHPNFIYALALANTTCTIVVFFSVANPSLTTSESVFYIGYSRLTEVTIGSLCSFFVNYFIFPIKIKDKLKEDSSKVLDLTINYIKHVFNIDDFSNNSKHNKEVEDILDNLINLDNELSASKYENLNNKVYNDFSISIIKLIQAAHFLRKWTVRNKQNKVFKEKLDRIAQNLTNLNSDTYTSDFESKDKSISEVIKRFRTVIKNYDLINKNEPSERNHKEYLTFKNYNNPILIFLTVSKTIFLLIILALFWMNTQSNSTLLTMLIIPCLLSQLFIPELRATKLIGQAITGMIISIPISIFFTLNLLAQVEGYFELLMLVLIVTLFLPMMTMTNPRFQAYSLGFCLGVISLVQPSNHMNFNISGTLTIGLSAIFGCIVLWLTFKLYPHRPYAITRKYTIKSIINDHKKLRRKELSKEQYQATLIKKILCIYKNRKDDYSSERDIEFALESLAKSI; translated from the coding sequence ATGATAGAAGAGATTTTTACACTAAAGAACCTAATTTATACTTTTAAAGCATTTCTTGCTTTGACTATAGCTCTTTATGTATCAATGAGTATGGGGCTTGATAAACCTATGTGGGCAATGATTACTGTTCTTTTTTTACAACGTAGACCAGAAACAGGGTTTATAGTAGAAAAAGGATTTCTTAAGATTGCAGCATCAGCAATAGGTATTATTGTAGGTTTTATAATAATTGATTTATTTTTACCATATCCAGCATTATCAATATTCTCTCTATGTATTTTTATTTCTATTACAATGTATTTTTCTGTAGGGATGTCTCACCCTAACTTTATATATGCTCTTGCATTAGCAAATACAACTTGTACAATAGTTGTTTTTTTCTCTGTTGCAAACCCTTCTCTTACAACATCTGAAAGTGTATTTTATATTGGATACTCACGTCTCACAGAAGTGACTATTGGATCTTTATGTTCATTTTTTGTAAATTATTTTATTTTTCCTATAAAAATAAAAGATAAACTTAAAGAAGATTCATCAAAAGTTCTTGATCTTACGATTAACTATATTAAACATGTATTTAATATAGATGACTTTTCTAATAACTCAAAGCATAATAAAGAAGTCGAGGATATTCTTGATAATCTTATAAATTTAGATAATGAATTAAGTGCCAGTAAGTATGAAAACCTTAATAACAAGGTTTATAATGACTTCTCCATTAGCATAATAAAACTAATTCAAGCTGCCCATTTTCTAAGAAAATGGACTGTAAGAAATAAACAGAACAAAGTATTTAAAGAAAAATTAGATAGAATCGCTCAAAACTTAACTAATCTTAACTCTGATACATATACCTCTGATTTTGAATCAAAAGATAAATCAATAAGTGAGGTCATCAAAAGGTTTAGGACTGTCATAAAAAACTATGATTTAATAAACAAAAATGAACCTTCCGAAAGAAATCATAAAGAATATCTAACGTTCAAAAATTATAATAATCCAATATTAATATTTCTTACTGTCTCTAAGACTATATTTCTATTAATAATTCTAGCCTTATTTTGGATGAATACACAGAGCAATTCAACTCTATTAACTATGCTAATTATACCTTGTCTTTTATCACAACTTTTTATCCCAGAGCTTAGGGCTACAAAATTGATAGGTCAAGCTATTACCGGTATGATTATTTCTATTCCTATTAGTATTTTCTTCACACTAAATTTATTAGCACAAGTTGAGGGATATTTTGAATTATTAATGTTAGTTTTGATAGTAACTTTATTTTTACCTATGATGACTATGACTAATCCAAGGTTCCAAGCTTATAGTCTTGGATTTTGCTTAGGAGTAATCTCTCTTGTCCAACCAAGTAATCATATGAATTTTAATATTTCTGGTACTTTAACTATAGGATTAAGTGCTATATTTGGCTGTATCGTATTGTGGCTAACTTTCAAACTATATCCTCATAGACCATATGCTATTACTAGAAAATATACTATTAAATCAATAATAAATGATCATAAAAAATTACGCCGTAAAGAATTGTCAAAGGAGCAATATCAAGCAACTCTTATAAAAAAAATACTTTGTATCTATAAAAATAGAAAAGATGATTACTCTTCTGAAAGAGATATTGAATTTGCATTAGAAAGTTTAGCAAAATCTATATAG
- a CDS encoding HlyD family secretion protein, giving the protein MPNKKTKSLLSAVIIALALFSLYSIWQYYFYSPWTRDARIRANIITIAPDVSGFVTKVYVKDIQKVKKGDLIFSIDDERYVADFKEKEALVDHATLELKLAQQQYGRREKLGKTGSISREKLDDYLMAVKLKKAALEKAKADFLTADINLKRTRIYAPVSGTINNLSLRQGNFVNAGKPVMAIVEKNSFYVTGYFVETKIPNIKIGEKAEIELMSGGKPLYGHVTGIGRAIADNNTSLNSELLPKVQETYDWVRLSKRIPVDISLDTVPKDIDLVAGMNASVKIL; this is encoded by the coding sequence ATGCCAAATAAAAAAACCAAATCTTTACTTAGCGCAGTTATTATAGCACTTGCCTTATTCTCACTATATTCAATATGGCAATATTATTTTTACTCACCATGGACAAGAGATGCTAGGATTAGAGCAAATATTATAACTATAGCCCCAGACGTATCTGGATTTGTAACAAAAGTTTATGTAAAAGATATACAGAAAGTAAAGAAAGGCGATTTAATATTCTCTATTGATGATGAAAGGTATGTCGCAGATTTCAAAGAGAAAGAAGCCCTTGTTGATCATGCAACATTAGAGCTAAAGCTTGCACAGCAACAGTATGGAAGAAGAGAAAAATTAGGCAAAACTGGATCAATAAGCAGAGAAAAATTAGATGACTATCTAATGGCAGTTAAGCTTAAAAAAGCCGCCCTAGAAAAAGCAAAGGCTGACTTTTTAACCGCAGATATAAACTTAAAAAGAACACGAATTTATGCACCAGTCAGTGGAACTATTAATAACCTAAGTCTAAGACAAGGTAATTTTGTTAATGCTGGGAAACCTGTAATGGCTATAGTTGAAAAAAATTCTTTTTATGTCACTGGATATTTTGTAGAAACTAAAATCCCTAATATAAAAATAGGTGAAAAAGCTGAAATAGAATTGATGAGTGGAGGAAAACCACTATATGGTCATGTAACAGGAATTGGTAGAGCCATAGCTGATAACAATACAAGTTTAAATAGTGAACTATTGCCTAAGGTTCAAGAAACCTATGACTGGGTAAGGTTATCAAAAAGAATACCTGTAGATATATCTCTTGATACAGTACCTAAAGATATAGATTTAGTAGCGGGTATGAATGCTAGTGTAAAAATATTATGA
- a CDS encoding FUSC family protein: MPNPKFREYSLGFCISLISLVQPSNHMNFDIARSLTIGLSAIVGCSMLWLIFMIYPHSPYTITRKFAVKSIIKDRKSLRTGRISKNKYNATIIKKILCIYKNRKDDDSSERDIDFALNSLAKAI; this comes from the coding sequence ATGCCTAATCCTAAGTTTAGAGAATATAGTCTTGGATTTTGTATAAGCTTAATTTCTCTTGTACAACCAAGTAATCACATGAACTTTGATATTGCTAGATCTTTAACTATAGGATTAAGTGCTATAGTTGGCTGCTCCATGTTATGGTTAATTTTTATGATATACCCTCACTCACCATATACAATTACAAGAAAGTTCGCTGTTAAATCAATCATTAAAGATAGAAAAAGTTTAAGAACCGGAAGGATATCAAAAAATAAATACAATGCAACTATTATAAAAAAAATACTTTGTATATACAAAAACAGAAAGGATGACGATTCTTCAGAAAGAGATATCGACTTTGCTCTTAATAGCCTAGCAAAAGCTATTTAA